In Paenibacillus sp. G2S3, a single window of DNA contains:
- a CDS encoding epimerase has translation MKVIIFGATGMVGLSALRECILDDRVREIVTIGRKHPEQQHIKLKSIELEDVSDLQRIEHEIIGFDTCLFCLGVSSQGMKEDEYGRITYDITLSVAETLVRLNPLMTFLYVSGSGTDSSERGRSMWARVKGKTENDLLRLPFKAAYMFRPGIILPYNGVKSKTKLYQLLYDVLRPFYPILRKLKGTVTSEQLGQAMIEVVSTGYPNPIIESNEIKKISLKN, from the coding sequence TTGAAGGTCATTATATTTGGCGCTACGGGAATGGTAGGTCTAAGTGCACTGAGGGAATGTATATTAGATGATAGAGTTCGAGAAATAGTTACTATAGGTCGTAAACATCCAGAGCAGCAACATATAAAATTAAAATCAATTGAACTTGAGGATGTATCCGATTTACAGCGAATTGAACATGAAATAATTGGGTTTGATACTTGTTTATTCTGTCTCGGGGTATCATCTCAGGGTATGAAAGAAGATGAATATGGACGCATAACGTATGACATCACGCTATCCGTTGCAGAAACATTAGTTAGACTGAATCCCCTGATGACCTTTTTATATGTGTCGGGAAGTGGGACGGATAGTTCTGAGAGAGGTAGGTCCATGTGGGCGAGAGTGAAAGGAAAGACTGAAAATGATCTTTTGCGGCTTCCATTTAAGGCAGCTTATATGTTCCGGCCAGGAATCATTCTTCCCTATAACGGCGTCAAATCCAAAACAAAATTGTACCAACTTTTATACGATGTGCTGAGACCTTTTTACCCCATACTAAGGAAGTTGAAGGGTACCGTTACTTCGGAACAATTAGGGCAAGCGATGATAGAAGTAGTAAGTACTGGTTATCCTAACCCAATCATAGAAAGCAATGAGATCAAAAAAATATCTTTAAAGAATTAG
- a CDS encoding sialate O-acetylesterase, producing MVKSFLMIGQSNMAGRGFIHEVPPIYNERIQMLRNGRWQMMAEPINYDRPVSGISLAGSFADAWCRENEENLIGLIPCAEGGSTLDEWAVDGALFKHALNESKFAMQNSKLSGVLWHQGESDSSNGNYKVYYQKLLLIVTALRKELNAPNIPFIIGGLGDFLGKEGFGKHCTEYELVNQELQKFAFEQDDCYFVTATGLTSNPDGIHIDAISQRKFGLRYFEAFNNKQHVLEPLMNENELLSLHNARELTKAEKMYLLSMDFALGKISFEEFQAQFMQINND from the coding sequence ATGGTCAAATCATTTTTAATGATTGGACAGTCAAATATGGCTGGACGAGGATTTATACATGAAGTACCCCCAATTTATAACGAGAGAATACAAATGTTGCGTAATGGCAGATGGCAAATGATGGCCGAACCTATTAATTATGACCGCCCAGTTTCAGGAATAAGTCTGGCTGGATCATTTGCAGATGCATGGTGTCGCGAAAATGAAGAAAACTTGATTGGCTTAATTCCTTGTGCTGAAGGTGGAAGTACCCTTGATGAATGGGCTGTTGACGGGGCACTTTTTAAACATGCATTAAATGAATCTAAATTTGCTATGCAGAATAGTAAATTATCGGGGGTTTTATGGCATCAAGGAGAAAGTGATAGTAGCAATGGTAACTATAAAGTCTATTATCAAAAATTACTTTTGATTGTTACGGCGCTTAGAAAAGAGTTAAATGCTCCAAATATTCCATTTATAATTGGTGGACTAGGGGATTTTTTAGGCAAAGAAGGATTTGGGAAACATTGCACTGAATATGAGTTGGTGAATCAAGAGTTACAAAAATTCGCTTTTGAACAAGATGATTGTTACTTTGTTACTGCTACAGGCTTAACTTCTAATCCGGATGGTATTCATATAGATGCAATATCTCAAAGAAAATTTGGGTTACGATATTTTGAAGCCTTTAATAATAAGCAACATGTACTTGAGCCGCTAATGAATGAAAATGAGTTGTTGAGTCTCCATAATGCAAGGGAACTTACTAAAGCGGAAAAAATGTATTTATTGAGTATGGATTTTGCGTTAGGAAAAATATCATTTGAGGAATTTCAAGCTCAGTTCATGCAAATCAACAATGATTAA
- a CDS encoding helix-turn-helix transcriptional regulator, protein MIILLILGLLKQNPGAYGYELLSLMEEKHYKYIVNFTKGSFYYNLGQLVEKQYIVKVDQRDTTRETHNYNITELGEKEFEKLMAKYGSKTDYINLSFYVAMLFADDYKKEELTKLIEIQIKQTKNKISLIQLSLEHDENITSYFKKMLENSLSHHVVNVQWFEGLLEDMKNEN, encoded by the coding sequence TTGATCATATTACTAATTTTAGGATTATTAAAACAAAATCCAGGGGCTTACGGATATGAATTGTTATCCTTAATGGAAGAAAAACATTATAAATATATAGTGAATTTCACCAAAGGGTCCTTTTATTATAATCTTGGGCAATTAGTAGAAAAACAGTATATTGTAAAAGTTGACCAGAGAGATACTACCAGAGAGACGCATAATTATAACATTACTGAATTAGGTGAAAAAGAGTTTGAAAAGTTAATGGCCAAATATGGATCTAAGACAGATTATATAAATCTATCTTTTTATGTAGCAATGCTGTTTGCAGATGACTATAAAAAAGAGGAGCTAACTAAATTAATAGAAATACAAATTAAACAAACTAAAAATAAGATTTCTTTAATACAACTATCTCTTGAGCATGATGAAAATATCACTTCTTATTTTAAAAAAATGTTAGAAAATTCACTTTCCCATCATGTAGTAAATGTTCAATGGTTTGAAGGATTGCTTGAAGATATGAAAAATGAAAACTGA
- a CDS encoding MarR family transcriptional regulator: MDMNTELYEKLAKLQWLLQRQHLKTHAAVGPMADTSRGQGRILAFLRMKDGISTKDLSYMLDIRVSSLNELLAKLEKAEYITRKPSETDKRIMLIYLTQKGQEEEGQEIDSVNIFSSLSLEEQVAFGDYLTRVIMALEEELGTDGERDVMAMWMVAAKERMGTEEFEKLMAMRGQMQKMWGNSRDERFSGRFPGFGGEGHGDMRGFGWPSRDGRNSSPDKSHDPNDK, encoded by the coding sequence ATGGACATGAATACTGAATTATACGAAAAACTTGCGAAACTGCAATGGCTGCTGCAACGACAACACTTAAAAACACACGCTGCCGTGGGCCCTATGGCCGACACATCCCGCGGGCAAGGCAGGATACTGGCGTTTCTCCGGATGAAAGACGGTATCAGCACCAAAGATTTATCCTATATGCTGGACATCCGTGTATCATCCCTCAATGAATTGCTTGCAAAATTGGAGAAAGCCGAATATATCACCCGTAAGCCATCAGAAACAGACAAACGCATCATGTTGATTTACCTAACCCAAAAGGGACAAGAGGAAGAGGGACAAGAGATAGACAGCGTTAACATATTTTCTAGCCTATCTTTAGAAGAGCAGGTTGCTTTCGGGGATTACTTAACACGCGTAATTATGGCTTTAGAAGAAGAGCTTGGAACGGACGGAGAACGTGATGTAATGGCTATGTGGATGGTGGCCGCAAAGGAGCGTATGGGTACAGAGGAATTTGAAAAGCTAATGGCCATGCGTGGACAAATGCAAAAAATGTGGGGGAATTCTAGGGACGAACGCTTTAGCGGAAGGTTCCCTGGCTTTGGCGGAGAAGGGCATGGAGACATGCGCGGATTCGGCTGGCCTTCCAGAGATGGAAGAAATTCGTCACCAGACAAGTCACATGATCCGAACGATAAGTAA
- a CDS encoding MATE family efflux transporter, whose amino-acid sequence MDAENLHYFEKAPIAKAVAHFGIPMMLGMSMSVIYSILNAYFLGTLGNTAMLTALALTLPLFAIIMALGNLIGMGSGTFISRLLGEKKYDDVKHVSSFAFYSSLVIGLIVMAVGLPLIDPIVHGLGATPDSFGFTKDYVTIMLIGSPFVVLCFTLENIVRSEGSAITSMIGMILSVVVNIILDALVIFVFHWDVIGVATATVISNLVASAFYAYHLGYKSQFLTVSLKWFKATKEIVSNVFKIGVPVFIMSIFLGAMSLVLNHFLVEYGDQAIAGFGISSRLLQLPECILMGLCEGVVPLIAFSFTANKLRMKHTIGFTIKAIIALAVVFGVIVYLISDHLIGLFTNDPQLIEMGSYILHVTFLSLFITGMTSLFTGIFQATAQGTAAFIMSIIQGVTLIPVLYIANRMNGFHGVVWSLVISDAVAFLVGAIMLYVLRNKMQSDLDALAQ is encoded by the coding sequence ATGGATGCAGAAAACCTCCATTACTTTGAAAAAGCACCCATCGCAAAAGCCGTAGCTCACTTCGGTATACCGATGATGTTAGGCATGTCAATGAGTGTCATATATTCCATTTTAAATGCCTACTTCCTTGGCACACTGGGCAATACGGCTATGTTAACCGCACTTGCACTAACCTTGCCGTTATTCGCGATTATTATGGCGCTAGGAAACTTGATTGGTATGGGCAGTGGTACATTCATCTCCCGCTTGCTAGGGGAGAAAAAATATGATGATGTAAAGCATGTATCTTCATTCGCTTTTTACAGCAGTTTAGTTATTGGTCTTATCGTGATGGCTGTTGGTCTCCCGTTAATTGATCCAATTGTTCATGGCCTGGGAGCGACGCCTGACTCCTTCGGATTTACAAAAGACTATGTAACAATTATGCTTATTGGCTCACCATTCGTTGTATTATGCTTCACGCTGGAGAATATCGTGCGCTCAGAAGGTTCTGCAATCACATCTATGATCGGGATGATTCTAAGTGTGGTCGTGAATATTATTCTCGATGCGCTAGTTATCTTCGTCTTCCATTGGGACGTGATTGGCGTTGCAACTGCTACGGTCATCTCTAACTTGGTTGCGAGCGCATTCTACGCCTACCATTTGGGTTATAAAAGTCAATTCTTAACTGTCTCTTTAAAATGGTTCAAAGCTACCAAGGAAATAGTGAGCAATGTATTCAAAATCGGAGTTCCCGTCTTTATTATGAGTATCTTCTTGGGTGCAATGTCACTCGTATTGAACCATTTTCTAGTCGAGTATGGAGATCAAGCCATAGCGGGGTTCGGAATTTCATCCCGTTTATTGCAATTACCTGAGTGTATTCTGATGGGTTTATGCGAGGGTGTCGTGCCGCTCATTGCCTTCTCTTTTACAGCAAATAAATTACGTATGAAGCATACCATCGGATTCACGATCAAAGCGATAATAGCTTTAGCTGTCGTGTTCGGCGTTATCGTCTATCTGATTTCCGACCACTTAATTGGCTTATTTACGAATGACCCGCAATTAATTGAGATGGGCAGCTACATTCTGCATGTAACATTCTTATCCTTATTCATTACAGGAATGACTTCGTTGTTTACCGGGATCTTCCAAGCTACAGCGCAAGGAACTGCCGCGTTTATAATGTCAATTATTCAAGGTGTTACTCTGATTCCTGTGTTGTATATAGCCAATCGAATGAATGGTTTCCATGGTGTGGTCTGGTCGCTCGTCATTTCGGATGCCGTTGCGTTCCTTGTTGGTGCCATCATGCTGTATGTTCTGCGGAACAAGATGCAGTCTGATTTAGATGCTTTAGCACAGTAG
- a CDS encoding LysR family transcriptional regulator, which produces MVDFEWYRSFCTIYKYQSISEAAKTRMMTQPAMSQHLAALEAEVGETLFIRSTRKITPTERGKELYSQLAPLIESLENTTMSFKSASLPTLSVIKLGAAHEFFSEKILPLLPEFNTCTISHFGTAEQLLELLKEDKLDILIVSKRFQTPGVEYLKLMDEEFVIVAPSDYEILEFDTLKLEEQWLSKQKWISYGLELPIIRRIWREHFKKRPEIRPIHIIPNLHMILKAVELGEGMSVIPTYLLQNSSKEGKSKVVFKHLKVKNELYIAYQLKNKHLPLIHEIISVLREKKMD; this is translated from the coding sequence ATGGTTGATTTTGAATGGTATAGAAGCTTTTGCACAATATATAAGTATCAATCGATTTCTGAAGCCGCAAAAACCCGCATGATGACGCAGCCAGCCATGAGTCAGCACTTAGCCGCCTTAGAGGCGGAGGTGGGAGAAACTTTATTTATTCGGTCGACTAGAAAAATCACTCCAACAGAGCGGGGAAAGGAGTTATATTCCCAGCTCGCTCCACTTATAGAGTCATTAGAGAATACGACAATGAGCTTTAAATCGGCTTCTTTGCCTACGCTGAGCGTAATCAAGCTGGGAGCGGCGCATGAGTTTTTTAGTGAAAAAATATTGCCATTGCTTCCTGAATTTAATACTTGCACCATTTCGCATTTTGGAACCGCCGAGCAATTGCTAGAGCTCCTGAAGGAAGACAAGCTAGACATCCTCATTGTGTCAAAAAGGTTCCAAACTCCCGGTGTCGAGTATCTGAAACTAATGGATGAAGAGTTTGTTATAGTAGCTCCAAGCGATTATGAAATCCTTGAATTTGATACTCTGAAGCTTGAAGAGCAATGGCTCTCTAAACAGAAATGGATTAGCTATGGCTTAGAATTGCCGATAATAAGAAGAATTTGGAGAGAACATTTTAAGAAACGTCCTGAAATTAGACCTATTCATATCATTCCTAATTTACACATGATCCTGAAGGCAGTTGAGCTCGGGGAGGGCATGAGTGTCATACCTACATACCTCTTGCAAAATTCGTCAAAAGAAGGTAAATCAAAAGTTGTTTTTAAGCATTTAAAAGTAAAAAACGAGTTATATATCGCTTATCAGTTAAAGAATAAGCATTTACCTCTGATTCATGAGATCATATCTGTCCTAAGGGAAAAGAAGATGGATTAG
- a CDS encoding NAD-dependent epimerase/dehydratase family protein, which yields MKVFITGASGYIGGSVAKGLLDAGHTIFGLVRNPDKVEALRDIGIEPILGTLEDTDTLTKYAKLSDAVIHTADSDHLLAVETFIAALRGSGKPFLHTSGSSVVGDDARGETASEQIFDEETPFVPMDIRENRVAINNLVRKAGIEDWVRSIVIVPSMIYGDALALPVESDQLPQIIRKSRELQAGVHVGKGVNRWSNVHIKDLVQLYVLALEKAPSASYFFAENGEESYGDIAKSVSEALGFGGKTISWPADEAIAELGDWARFAIASNSRVRATHARNLLGWAPKEESLISWIKNNLQ from the coding sequence ATGAAAGTGTTTATCACAGGAGCTTCAGGTTATATCGGCGGGTCGGTGGCTAAAGGTTTACTTGATGCTGGGCATACTATCTTCGGTCTGGTTCGCAATCCCGATAAGGTGGAAGCATTAAGGGATATTGGGATAGAGCCTATACTCGGCACGTTGGAAGATACGGATACTCTAACGAAATATGCTAAGCTCAGCGACGCAGTAATTCACACAGCCGATTCAGATCATTTGCTAGCAGTTGAAACTTTTATAGCTGCGCTACGTGGAAGTGGAAAACCATTTTTGCATACATCGGGTTCTAGTGTGGTTGGGGATGATGCCCGTGGCGAAACGGCGAGCGAACAAATTTTTGACGAGGAAACACCATTTGTGCCTATGGATATTAGGGAAAACCGCGTAGCGATCAACAACCTAGTACGCAAGGCTGGAATTGAGGACTGGGTGAGAAGCATCGTGATAGTCCCATCTATGATTTATGGTGATGCACTAGCGTTGCCTGTGGAAAGCGATCAATTGCCGCAAATTATTCGCAAGTCGAGAGAGCTGCAGGCAGGTGTTCACGTAGGTAAAGGCGTAAATCGTTGGTCTAATGTCCACATCAAGGATTTGGTACAACTGTATGTATTGGCACTTGAAAAAGCACCTTCTGCATCGTATTTTTTTGCCGAAAATGGAGAGGAATCTTATGGAGACATCGCCAAATCTGTCAGCGAGGCATTAGGCTTTGGAGGCAAGACCATAAGCTGGCCAGCAGATGAAGCGATAGCAGAACTTGGAGACTGGGCGCGCTTTGCTATCGCCTCGAACAGTCGTGTGCGTGCCACCCATGCTAGAAATCTACTCGGTTGGGCTCCGAAGGAAGAGTCACTGATTAGCTGGATAAAAAATAATTTGCAATAA
- a CDS encoding biotin--[acetyl-CoA-carboxylase] ligase — MTVKEHILALLDSNKGEYFSGEEIAVQLSVTRSAVWKAIKSLQTDGYSIQAVTNKGYSMSPQTDILSASAISKYLDTQGQKLRVEVFKTLSSTNEAVKSLASNGEAEGKVILSEEQTAGRGRMGRKFFSPPGTGIYMSILLRPKLSATDSALLTTCAAVAVALSIESISGKETQIKWVNDVFMEGKKVCGILTEASVSLENGWLDYAVLGIGINVALPSDGFPNDLTEIATTVISENNSYGDLRNRLVAEVLNNFMGYYEQLTDRLFLSEYRKRLISLGKPVTVIKNNEQLKATAIDIDNDCHLKVRYENGEEEYLSNGEVSVKI; from the coding sequence ATGACAGTAAAAGAACATATTCTTGCCTTGCTCGATAGTAATAAGGGTGAATATTTTTCCGGCGAGGAAATAGCCGTTCAGTTATCCGTGACGCGCAGCGCTGTCTGGAAAGCCATAAAATCGCTACAGACAGACGGTTATTCCATACAAGCTGTAACCAATAAGGGATATTCCATGTCACCTCAAACAGATATCTTATCAGCCAGTGCCATTTCAAAGTACTTGGATACACAGGGGCAAAAGCTACGTGTAGAAGTCTTTAAGACACTATCTTCAACGAATGAAGCCGTAAAAAGCCTTGCTTCAAATGGAGAAGCTGAGGGTAAGGTAATCCTTTCCGAAGAACAGACAGCAGGCCGCGGTAGAATGGGCCGAAAATTCTTTTCTCCACCGGGAACGGGAATCTATATGAGCATCCTGCTGCGTCCCAAGCTGTCAGCAACAGATTCCGCTCTGCTGACCACTTGTGCCGCCGTCGCTGTTGCCCTTTCGATCGAAAGCATATCCGGTAAAGAAACGCAGATTAAATGGGTGAATGACGTTTTTATGGAAGGTAAAAAGGTGTGCGGGATCCTTACCGAAGCATCTGTGTCACTGGAAAACGGCTGGCTTGATTATGCCGTTCTTGGCATTGGTATCAATGTAGCGCTACCGTCCGACGGCTTTCCTAACGACCTTACCGAGATTGCAACAACTGTAATTTCTGAAAACAATTCTTATGGTGATCTCCGCAACCGACTGGTAGCAGAAGTACTGAACAATTTCATGGGATATTATGAGCAATTAACGGACAGATTGTTTCTTTCCGAATATAGAAAACGGTTAATTTCACTTGGCAAACCCGTGACAGTGATAAAGAATAATGAACAACTTAAGGCAACAGCCATTGATATCGATAACGATTGCCATCTGAAAGTCAGATATGAGAATGGTGAAGAGGAATATCTTTCAAATGGAGAAGTCAGCGTTAAAATTTAG
- a CDS encoding biotin transporter BioY, with protein sequence MKTKELIYAALFAALIAVLGMIPPIPLGFIPVPITAQTLGVMLAGCFLGKRMGALSLVIFIILVAIGLPVLTGGRGGIAVLIGPSAGYIFSFPIAAGLIGWYSEKIWPKVRTWKLIVINLIFGVLLVSLIGAPIMALITNTSIWAGLVGALAFLPGDIIKAVIAAVIAMQLKAISPIEEKAQM encoded by the coding sequence TTGAAGACAAAAGAACTTATTTATGCTGCATTATTCGCAGCACTTATCGCAGTGCTGGGCATGATTCCACCCATCCCCCTCGGCTTCATCCCCGTTCCGATCACTGCACAGACGCTTGGCGTCATGTTAGCTGGATGTTTTCTAGGGAAACGGATGGGTGCCCTCAGTCTAGTCATTTTTATCATTCTGGTAGCCATCGGACTGCCTGTACTGACTGGTGGTCGCGGCGGAATCGCGGTGCTCATTGGTCCTTCTGCTGGATACATATTTAGCTTCCCTATCGCGGCCGGCCTTATCGGCTGGTATTCTGAAAAAATCTGGCCGAAGGTCCGAACTTGGAAGCTGATAGTGATTAACCTAATCTTTGGTGTATTGCTGGTGAGTCTGATTGGTGCCCCTATCATGGCATTGATAACAAATACGTCGATATGGGCCGGACTTGTCGGAGCGTTGGCCTTTCTTCCGGGAGACATTATCAAAGCCGTTATTGCAGCCGTTATAGCGATGCAGCTTAAAGCAATCAGCCCGATTGAAGAAAAAGCGCAGATGTGA